The Desulfovibrio subterraneus genome has a window encoding:
- the trpD gene encoding anthranilate phosphoribosyltransferase, translating into MKTVEILETLAEGNDLSAEMATVAFTRLMDGEMSAAQAGAFLMGLRQKGETALEMATAVSVCLDRARLVTGLSGKRMDPVGTGGDGRNSFNCSTATALTLAGMGYQVTKHGNRAVSSSCGSADAVDGMGMPMLQEPQDLRGELARRNFVFLFAPYFHPAFKHIMPVRQELGMRTLFNLLGPLLNPARPTHQLLGVARPEYMQLMADALALSGIERAAVVHGAGGYDELTPMGPAQVVMVEGRTTRSLSIDPAAYGIAPCRPEELAVSGKEQGLAVLKELLAGEGPAAMREMLVFNVGVAVHLLEDGRDMAQCMTMARDAVMAGAGGKVIHA; encoded by the coding sequence GTGAAAACCGTAGAGATTCTCGAAACTCTGGCGGAAGGCAACGACCTGTCCGCAGAGATGGCAACAGTGGCCTTTACCCGTCTGATGGACGGGGAGATGAGCGCCGCTCAGGCCGGAGCCTTTCTCATGGGCCTTCGGCAGAAAGGCGAAACCGCGCTGGAAATGGCAACCGCCGTTTCCGTGTGTCTGGACCGCGCCCGTCTGGTGACGGGGCTTTCCGGCAAACGCATGGACCCCGTGGGCACGGGCGGCGACGGCAGAAACAGCTTCAACTGTTCCACTGCCACGGCGCTCACGCTGGCGGGTATGGGCTATCAGGTGACCAAGCACGGCAACAGGGCGGTTTCTTCCTCCTGCGGCAGTGCAGATGCCGTGGACGGCATGGGCATGCCCATGCTGCAGGAGCCGCAGGACCTGCGCGGCGAACTGGCCAGACGCAATTTCGTGTTCCTGTTCGCCCCGTACTTCCACCCCGCATTCAAGCACATCATGCCCGTGCGGCAGGAACTGGGCATGCGCACCCTGTTCAATCTGCTGGGGCCGCTGCTCAACCCCGCGCGTCCCACGCACCAGCTGCTGGGCGTTGCGCGTCCCGAATACATGCAGCTCATGGCGGATGCGCTGGCCCTTTCCGGCATTGAACGGGCCGCCGTTGTGCACGGTGCGGGAGGCTATGACGAACTCACCCCCATGGGCCCCGCACAGGTGGTGATGGTGGAAGGGCGCACAACCCGCTCTCTGTCCATTGATCCGGCAGCCTATGGCATTGCCCCGTGCAGGCCCGAGGAACTGGCCGTTTCCGGCAAGGAGCAGGGGCTGGCCGTGCTGAAGGAACTGCTCGCGGGCGAAGGCCCCGCAGCCATGCGCGAAATGCTGGTCTTCAACGTGGGGGTTGCCGTGCACCTGCTGGAAGACGGCAGAGATATGGCCCAGTGCATGACCATGGCACGCGACGCGGTCATGGCCGGAGCAGGCGGGAAGGTGATTCATGCTTGA
- a CDS encoding anthranilate synthase component II — protein MFLLIDNYDSFTFNLVQAFQKTGKNPEVYKNDDPRILELAESGTLEMVCISPGPSNPQNAGLCLEFLKRLPVHVPVLGVCLGHQILGHFAGASVVIGPRIMHGKSSMLEHDGTGMFANIASPMQIGRYHSLIVNAHEAPELLESTSQVQTDDGQVEVMSLRYTDRPWVGVQFHPESVLTPEGETLLANFPANIM, from the coding sequence ATGTTTTTGCTTATAGATAACTACGATTCCTTCACCTTCAATCTGGTGCAGGCCTTCCAGAAAACCGGAAAGAATCCGGAAGTATACAAGAACGATGATCCGCGCATTCTGGAACTGGCGGAAAGCGGCACGCTGGAAATGGTGTGCATTTCGCCCGGTCCCAGCAATCCGCAGAACGCGGGCCTGTGTCTGGAATTTCTGAAGCGGCTGCCCGTGCATGTACCCGTGCTGGGCGTCTGTCTGGGGCATCAGATTCTGGGGCATTTTGCCGGAGCCAGCGTGGTTATAGGGCCGCGCATCATGCACGGCAAATCGTCCATGCTTGAGCACGACGGCACGGGCATGTTCGCAAACATTGCCTCGCCCATGCAGATAGGCCGTTACCACTCCCTTATCGTGAATGCGCACGAGGCACCGGAATTGCTGGAATCCACCTCGCAGGTGCAGACGGACGACGGGCAGGTGGAGGTTATGTCGCTGCGCTATACCGACCGACCGTGGGTGGGGGTGCAGTTCCACCCCGAATCGGTGCTGACGCCCGAGGGTGAAACCCTGCTGGCTAACTTTCCCGCAAATATCATGTAA